A stretch of Brassica napus cultivar Da-Ae chromosome C6, Da-Ae, whole genome shotgun sequence DNA encodes these proteins:
- the LOC106402477 gene encoding transcription factor bHLH49-like isoform X2: MFNKFRREMDVSEKDELRNENLISSSQMMETLWYDPANVQAVGYGGFNGGGNPSSSSSFRGNIDRSLEMGWSLPNLLPPKGGNGMFLPNASSFLPPSMAQFPADSGFIERAARFSLFSGGSFSDMMNQQQPLGNPESVGLFLQGQCPSSEVNVVGVAHNDASSAMKETNKQNVPGSGNVSEDTQSSGGNGQKGGETSSKGFDSKKRKRNKQNAGADQSNRSQQSEEEPDNNNGGGAEKRNDEQSPNSQGNKTNSGKQQGKQASDPKDGYIHVRARRGQATNSHSLAERVRREKISERMKFLQDLVPGCNKVTGKAVMLDEIINYVQSLQRQVEFLSMKLATVNPQMDFNREGLLAKDALQLRAGTSSATPFPPNMPMVYPPLPHGFMQQTLSCMGRTVSSPLSPPINGGYKRQEANGWEGDLQNVIQINYGAGDVPPDSQAAATDASLPSSNMKVEP; the protein is encoded by the exons ATGTTCAACAAGTTTAGGAGAGAGATGGATGTAAGTGAGAAAGATGAGTTGAGGAATG AGAATCTGATCTCCTCTTCTCAGATGATGGAGACTCTTTGGTATGATCCAGCAAACGTtcaagctgtgggttatggtgGCTTCAACGGTGGTGGTAACccctcttcttcgtcttcctttAGGGGTAATATCGATAGATCTCTTGAGATGGGTTGGAGTCTGCCTAACTTGTTGCCTCCCAAAGGCGGCAACGGGATGTTCTTGCCAAACGCTAGTAGCTTCCTGCCTCCGAGTATGGCTCAGTTCCCGGCTGATTCAGGATTCATAGAGCGCGCGGCGAGGTTTTCGCTCTTCAGCGGTGGGAGTTTTAGTGATATGATGAATCAGCAGCAGCCGCTTGGGAATCCGGAGTCGGTTGGTTTGTTTCTTCAAGGGCAGTGTCCAAGTAGTGAAGTGAATGTTGTTGGTGTAGCTCACAATGATGCATCTTCGGCAATGAAAGAGACTAATAAACAGAATGTTCCTGGTTCGGGGAATGTATCAGAGGATACTCAGTCTAGTGGTGGTAATGGTCAGAAAGGTGGGGAGACTTCTTCTAAAGGCTTTGactcaaagaagagaaaaagaaataaacag AATGCTGGAGCAGATCAGTCAAACAGATCTCAGCAATCTGAGGAAGAACCAGACAACAACAATGGTGGTGGTGCTGAGAAGAGGAATGATGAGCAGAGTCCAAATTCACAGGGGAACAAAACAAACAGTGGGAAACAACAGGGGAAACAAGCTTCTGATCCTAAAGATGGATATATTCATGTGCGTGCACGTAGAGGCCAGGCTACAAATAGCCACAGTCTTGCAGAAAGA GTGAGGAGAGAAAAGATCAGTGAAAGGATGAAGTTTCTTCAAGATCTTGTTCCGGGCTGCAACAAG gTGACTGGAAAGGCAGTTATGCTTGACGAGATCATTAACTATGTGCAGTCGCTGCAACGCCAAGTTGAG TTTTTATCGATGAAACTTGCCACTGTGAACCCACAAATGGACTTTAACCGTGAAGGTCTTCTTGCCAAAGAT GCACTTCAACTACGAGCTGGTACGTCATCTGCAACACCGTTTCCTCCAAATATGCCAATGGTTTATCCTCCTCTGCCACATGGATTCATGCAACAGACCCTTTCATGCATGGGAAGGACCGTTAGCTCTCCATTGTCTCCCCCAATAAATGGTGGATACAAGCGACAG GAAGCAAATGGATGGGAAGGTGATCTTCAAAATGTGATACAGATTAACTATGGAGCTGGTGATGTCCCACCTGACTCTCAAGCAGCAGCTACAG ATGCATCTCTTCCATCTTCAAACATGAAGGTTGAGCCATGA
- the LOC106402477 gene encoding transcription factor bHLH49-like isoform X1, which produces MFNKFRREMDVSEKDELRNGDDTTVNYDESANIPPPDWRVSGSNPVSDSYPTENLISSSQMMETLWYDPANVQAVGYGGFNGGGNPSSSSSFRGNIDRSLEMGWSLPNLLPPKGGNGMFLPNASSFLPPSMAQFPADSGFIERAARFSLFSGGSFSDMMNQQQPLGNPESVGLFLQGQCPSSEVNVVGVAHNDASSAMKETNKQNVPGSGNVSEDTQSSGGNGQKGGETSSKGFDSKKRKRNKQNAGADQSNRSQQSEEEPDNNNGGGAEKRNDEQSPNSQGNKTNSGKQQGKQASDPKDGYIHVRARRGQATNSHSLAERVRREKISERMKFLQDLVPGCNKVTGKAVMLDEIINYVQSLQRQVEFLSMKLATVNPQMDFNREGLLAKDALQLRAGTSSATPFPPNMPMVYPPLPHGFMQQTLSCMGRTVSSPLSPPINGGYKRQEANGWEGDLQNVIQINYGAGDVPPDSQAAATDASLPSSNMKVEP; this is translated from the exons ATGTTCAACAAGTTTAGGAGAGAGATGGATGTAAGTGAGAAAGATGAGTTGAGGAATGGTGATGATACAACTGTGAACTATGATGAGTCTGCTAATATTCCACCTCCAGATTGGAGAGTCTCTGGTTCTAATCCGGTCTCTGATTCATATCCTACAGAGAATCTGATCTCCTCTTCTCAGATGATGGAGACTCTTTGGTATGATCCAGCAAACGTtcaagctgtgggttatggtgGCTTCAACGGTGGTGGTAACccctcttcttcgtcttcctttAGGGGTAATATCGATAGATCTCTTGAGATGGGTTGGAGTCTGCCTAACTTGTTGCCTCCCAAAGGCGGCAACGGGATGTTCTTGCCAAACGCTAGTAGCTTCCTGCCTCCGAGTATGGCTCAGTTCCCGGCTGATTCAGGATTCATAGAGCGCGCGGCGAGGTTTTCGCTCTTCAGCGGTGGGAGTTTTAGTGATATGATGAATCAGCAGCAGCCGCTTGGGAATCCGGAGTCGGTTGGTTTGTTTCTTCAAGGGCAGTGTCCAAGTAGTGAAGTGAATGTTGTTGGTGTAGCTCACAATGATGCATCTTCGGCAATGAAAGAGACTAATAAACAGAATGTTCCTGGTTCGGGGAATGTATCAGAGGATACTCAGTCTAGTGGTGGTAATGGTCAGAAAGGTGGGGAGACTTCTTCTAAAGGCTTTGactcaaagaagagaaaaagaaataaacag AATGCTGGAGCAGATCAGTCAAACAGATCTCAGCAATCTGAGGAAGAACCAGACAACAACAATGGTGGTGGTGCTGAGAAGAGGAATGATGAGCAGAGTCCAAATTCACAGGGGAACAAAACAAACAGTGGGAAACAACAGGGGAAACAAGCTTCTGATCCTAAAGATGGATATATTCATGTGCGTGCACGTAGAGGCCAGGCTACAAATAGCCACAGTCTTGCAGAAAGA GTGAGGAGAGAAAAGATCAGTGAAAGGATGAAGTTTCTTCAAGATCTTGTTCCGGGCTGCAACAAG gTGACTGGAAAGGCAGTTATGCTTGACGAGATCATTAACTATGTGCAGTCGCTGCAACGCCAAGTTGAG TTTTTATCGATGAAACTTGCCACTGTGAACCCACAAATGGACTTTAACCGTGAAGGTCTTCTTGCCAAAGAT GCACTTCAACTACGAGCTGGTACGTCATCTGCAACACCGTTTCCTCCAAATATGCCAATGGTTTATCCTCCTCTGCCACATGGATTCATGCAACAGACCCTTTCATGCATGGGAAGGACCGTTAGCTCTCCATTGTCTCCCCCAATAAATGGTGGATACAAGCGACAG GAAGCAAATGGATGGGAAGGTGATCTTCAAAATGTGATACAGATTAACTATGGAGCTGGTGATGTCCCACCTGACTCTCAAGCAGCAGCTACAG ATGCATCTCTTCCATCTTCAAACATGAAGGTTGAGCCATGA